In Tubulanus polymorphus chromosome 2, tnTubPoly1.2, whole genome shotgun sequence, a single window of DNA contains:
- the LOC141899671 gene encoding transmembrane protein 180-like has translation MLAKLNQRALAYSGASLGASIVHSVFMFYYVKVFLNRYHVTEWWFQVSQTLFLIWNSVNDPLFGYCQDNVKMKCFQSRRLIILSGSFLFSLSFLVPWFPWTTDPKNEWIVGLHLIVALFFYDAMFTYVLIAHACLFAELSTSIEDRIRLVRYTRFASLIGGLSVFICESISRNLKNYLAFQITCVALALISWQCFRYTGNNCHTEWDLKAKEEHGNEDAVADRSSQYTWWQLVKQLFTNRNFICAVLLTLFSDFHRNYLSNFMAIIGDSLLPNLNSGTRSVLYGASTFLPQILIIVSTPLLSKFGYYRVMGLMILLKIMLGPCMYLIGRSSIILYAIYLLLEGCVSTLVAGPFALMFSDVIDEDCLKYKRRHPISAMVFAGNALIVKPAQSFAPMITVAIFNAYGYEKLPKNNVLSVAADSSFTPLFETMFGYSCWLPCVIGLIQIILWKCFTIRDTHKTIPVYNDNVC, from the exons ATGTTGGCAAAATTGAATCAACGCGCTTTGGCCTATTCGGGTGCATCATTGGGAGCCTCGATCGTTCACtcagtttttatgttttacTATGTGAAAGTTTTCCTAAATCGTTATCACGTTACAGAGTGGTGGTTCCAAGTCTCCCAGACGCTATTTCTCATCTGGAATTCAGTGAACGATCCACTGTTTGGTTATTGTCAGGATAACgtgaagatgaaatgttttcaaaGTCGGCGATTGATCATACTGAGCGGGTCGTTTCTCTTTTCGCTATCATTCCTGGTTCCGTGGTTTCCATGGACGACCGATCCGAAAAATGAATGGATCGTCGGATTACATCTTATCGTAGCTTTATTCTTCTACGACGCTATGTTCACCTATGTATTGATCGCTCATGCTTGTCTATTCGCTGAACTTTCCACAAGTATCGAAGATAGAATTCGTTTAGTCCGGTATACACGATTTGCCTCATTGATCGGTGGTTTATCCGTGTTTATATGCGAATCAATCTCGAGGAATTTGAAGAATTATCTAGCGTTCCAGATCACATGCGTTGCTCTCGCGCTGATATCTTGGCAATGCTTTCGTTATACGGGTAACAATTGCCACACTGAATGGGATCTGAAAGCTAAAGAAGAACACGGCAATGAGGATGCAGTCGCTGACCGCTCAAGTCAATACACCTGGTGGCAGTTGGTTAAACAGCTATTCACGAATCGTAATTTCATCTGTGCAGTTTTGCTCACTTTATTCTCAGATTTTCATCGTAATTATCTCAGTAATTTCATGGCGATAATTGGCGACAGTTTGCTACCAAATCTTAATTCTGGAACCCGAAGTGTTTTGTATGGAGCTTCTACGTTTTTACCACAG attttgatCATTGTTTCTACTCCACTTCTATCGAAATTTGGATATTACAGAGTAATGGGACTGATgatattattgaaaattatgcTTGGTCCCTGTATGTATCTGATTGGTCGATCGTCCATTATATTGTACGCTATATATCTCCTTTTAGAAGG GTGTGTAAGTACATTAGTTGCTGGTCCATTCGCTCTGATGTTTTCTGATGTCATTGATGAAGACTGTCTTAAATATAAACGGCG CCATCCAATTTCAGCAATGGTGTTTGCAGGAAATGCTCTCATCGTAAAACCTGCGCAGTCATTTGCACCTATGATAACTGTAGCGATTTTCAACGCTTATGGTTATGAGAAACTTCCTAAAAATAACGTTTTGTCGGTCGCAGCAGATTCTAGTTTCACGCCGCTATTTGAGACAATGTTTGGATATTCATGTTGGTTACCATGTGTCATCGGTTTGATACAGATTATATTGTGGAAATGCTTCACAATAAGAGATACACACAAAACTATCCCTGTATACAATGATAATGTTTGTTAA
- the LOC141900139 gene encoding syntenin-1-like has protein sequence MSLYPSLEDMKVTQMAVAQHQRENPNPAYPYPQQQQLPPPQAPGGQVVANAPLYPSLTEYMGLELQALGDATGSSVVRQTQSGQMQIAPITGNNVGLKRSEVKQGVREVIACKDAEGKIGLRVRSVNKGIFIALVHSGSPAAMAGLRFGDQILQINGETVACWTTDKTMDFLKKCDPKRITFAIRDRPFERTITMQKDSVGQIGFIFRDGCVKSIVKDSSAARNGLLTDHQLLEIQGQNVVGLKDKEIQDVFAAQGVTITITIIPRFIYDHIVKCMGSSLIKKVMDHSIPDL, from the exons atGTCGCTTTATCCATCTCTTGAAGATATGAAGGTTACACAGATGGCTGTG GCCCAACACCAACGAGAAAATCCAAATCCAGCATATCCATATCcacaacagcagcagctgccTCCTCCTCAAGCTCCTGGAGGCCAGGTAGTCGCAAACGCACCTCTTTATCCAAGCCTCACTGAATACATGGGTCTGGAACTTCAAGCGCTTGGAGATGCT ACTGGCTCGTCGGTTGTGAGACAAACTCAAAGTGGACAAATGCAGATTGCGCCTATCACTGGTAATAATGTAGGTTTGAAGAGGTCTGAAGTGAAACAGGGCGTACGTGAAGTAATAGCATGCAAAGATGCGGAAGGAAAAATTGGACTTCGTGTGAGATCAGTTAATAAG GGTATTTTCATCGCGTTGGTCCATAGTGGTTCGCCTGCTGCTATGGCAGGTTTGAGATTCGGTGATCAAATCTTACAAATAAACGGAGAAACAGTAGCGTGCTGGACCACGGATAAAACTATGGATTTCTTGAAGAAATGCGACCCAAAGAGAATAACATTTGCCATCAGAGACAG acCATTCGAGAGAACTATTACGATGCAGAAGGACAGCGTTGGACAAATCGGATTTATATTTAGAGATGGTTGCGTGAAatcaattgtgaaagattCATCAGCCGCACGTAATGGACTCCTCACAGATCACCAGCTATTAGAAATACAAGGCCAAAATGTTGTTGGACTCAAG gataaagaaattcaagaCGTATTTGCCGCGCAAGGAGTCACCATAACTATTACCATCATCCCCAGATTCATATATGACCATATCGTAAAATG CATGGGTTCCAGTTTAATAAAAAAAGTTATGGACCATTCAATTCCGGATCTGTAA
- the LOC141899484 gene encoding uncharacterized protein LOC141899484 yields MTSLKKETPSDQQLHLAALQGNVEQLRKVLDSGRVHVDCKDKECTSPLILAAANNHLECVKELLEQGADPAARRLTGTCALFFAAQGGFYDIVKELLDHGAPVDLPSYDGGTPLFVACQCNHLDVVELLISKGADISAQMVDGASSLFIATQNGHYKLCNYLVSKGANVNLKRKDGASPLWIAAQMGHAGIARLLLENSAEPDAVREDGATPLFKACHKGHLDVVQELLPYKPNLGLLESGESALHAAALFGHIKVVKELVANQADFTLKNKEGQTSEQLAGEAGFFDIADFLHEADVKQTQKSVSTDV; encoded by the exons ATGACTTCATTAAAG AAGGAGACGCCGTCAGACCAGCAGTTACATTTAGCTGCTTTACAGGGAAATGTAGAACAGCTGCGTAAAGTTCTTGATAGTGGTCGGGTTCATGTTGACTGTAAAGATAAG GAATGTACATCACCGCTTATTCTGGCTGCTGCTAATAACCATTTAGAATGTGTAAAAGAATTACTCGAACAAGGCGCTGACCCAGCTGCTCGAAGACTC ACGGGTACATGTGCATTGTTCTTTGCCGCACAAGGAGGATTCTATGATATAGTTAAAGAATTACTCGATCATGGGGCACCAGTTGATCTACCGAGCTAT GATGGTGGAACTCCGTTGTTTGTTGCCTGTCAATGTAATCATCTAGATGTGGTTGAATTGTTGATATCTAAAGGAGCTGATATATCCGCTCAGATGGTTGATGGTGCATCTTCGCTATTCATTGCAACGCAGAATGGTCATTATAAACTATGTAATTATTTAGTAAGTAAAGGAGCTAATGTGAATTTAAAACGAAAAGATGGAGCATCACCGCTTTGGATAGCAGCTCAAATGGGACATGCTGGTATTGCGCGTTTGTTATTGGAGAATTCAGCTGAACCTGATGCAGTGCGAGAG gatGGCGCAACCCCTTTATTCAAAGCATGTCATAAGGGACATTTGGATGTTGTACAAGAATTACTTCCGTATAAACCTAATTTGGGGCTTTTAGAG AGTGGTGAAAGTGCACTTCATGCTGCTGCTTTGTTTGGTCATATCAAAGTTGTTAAAGAATTAGTGGCTAACCAAGCAGActttactttgaaaaataaG GAAGGACAAACGAGTGAACAGTTAGCTGGTGAAGCGGGTTTCTTTGATATTGCTGATTTCCTTCATGAAGCTGATGTAAAACAGACGCAGAAATCAGTCTCTacagatgtttga
- the LOC141898531 gene encoding replication termination factor 2-like, giving the protein MGCDGGTIPTRDELVKTKKKPEKRDKDADLAATWQMCALLQTPLERPIVACQLGRLYNKESVIEFLLEREKFDEEKSIKFNHIKALKDVKQLNLTDNPAYTSESLTGDAYADRCMSKFICPVTGLEMSGRFRFCYIWSCGCVVSERALKEVKSVICHKCGLPYEEDDVILLNGNHDEVDVLWVKMESRKQKLRAEKKAKKKKLDSTATSAGEAASSSKQPRLDTNGISLTKSKNGGGKTKSKTDKDSDKKKSIQHDPTASKVYKSLFTTCDKAKNQQKAHWVTFNPQYN; this is encoded by the exons ATGGGTTGTGATGGTGGTACTATTCCTACCCGGGATGAACTCgtgaaaacaaagaaaaaaccAGAAAAg AGAGATAAGGATGCAGATTTAGCAGCAACATGGCAAATGTGTGCTTTATTACAGACACCATTAGAACGGCCAATTGTAGCTTGTCAGTTAGGCAG GTTGTATAACAAAGAAAGTGTGATCGAATTTCTACTTGAACGCGAgaaatttgatgaggaaaaatcaatcaaattcaatcacATCAAAGCGTTAAAG GATGTAAAACAGTTGAATTTGACGGACAACCCGGCATATACGAGTGAATCATTAACCGGAGATGCTTATGCCGATAGATGTATGTCAAAGTTTATCTGCCCCGTTACTGGGCTAGAAATGAGTGGAAGATTTCG gttttgttatatatggagctGCGGTTGTGTAGTGTCTGAAAGAGCGCTGAAAGAAGTGAAATCTGTAATTTGTCATAAG TGCGGTTTACCCTATGAGGAAGATGATGTTATTTTATTGAATGGAAATCATGACGAGGTCGATGTTTTATGGGTTAAAATGGAATCCAGAAAACAGAAATTACGCGCTGAAAAG aaagcaaagaaaaagaaactggATTCAACAGCAACATCAG CTGGTGAAGCAGCATCGAGTAGTAAACAGCCACGACTCGACACTAATGGCATCTCGTTgactaaatctaaaaatggcgGAGGAAAGACTAAAAGCAAAACTGATAAGGATTCGGATAAAAAGAAAAGTATTCAACATGATCCAACTGccagtaaagtttataaatctTTGTTTACTACATGTGACAAGGCTAAGAATCAACAGAAAGCTCATTGGGTGACATTTAATCCTCAATATAACTAA
- the LOC141898532 gene encoding 2-iminobutanoate/2-iminopropanoate deaminase-like isoform X1, which yields MSSIIRKVINSPKAPKAIGPYSLTWQWMIRSFGVSTSRLTSDSVIKPRHIVLRKTINTSKAAAAVGPYSQAVQVNKTLYISGQLGLSAETSDFVSENVDEQAKQALTNMGHILEAAGSDFSKVVKCTVLLADINDFKKVNDVYATFFKAPYPARAAYQVANLPKLGRVEIEAIAIVGDVDNQ from the exons ATGTCATCTATCATCAGAAAAGTAATTAACTCGCCGAAAGCACCAAAAGCCATTGGACCATACAG TTTGACATGGCAGTGGATGATTCGGTCTTTTGGTGTTTCTACCAGCCGACTAACTTCTGATTCTGTCATCAAGCCACGTCATATCGTTTTAAGAAAAACGATAAATACATCAAAAGCAGCAGCTGCTGTAGGGCCTTACAG TCAAGCTGTCCAGGTAAACAAAACATTATACATATCAGGACAGTTGGGTCTGAGTGCCGAAACATCAGATTTTGTAAGTGAAAATGTTGATGAACAGGCCAAACAAGCCCTGACCAACATGGGTCATATTCTGGAAGCTGCAGGCTCAGATTTTTCTAAAG TTGTGAAGTGTACTGTACTACTGGCTGACATAAATGACTTCAAAAAAGTGAATGATGTGTATGCTACAT TTTTCAAAGCCCCCTATCCAGCCAGAGCTGCTTATCAGGTTGCTAATTTACCCAAG ctcGGGCGTGTTGAAATAGAAGCAATAGCTATTGTTGGCGATGTTGATAACCAGTGA
- the LOC141900165 gene encoding uncharacterized protein LOC141900165 codes for MGCNTSKGTTVNAVNGTGAADNRQKGEVKPQVREEFQNDGTKIEDIQKDEGHESTKEGTEDETSADQQIENKAPTPPPPASHEHDSADSPQPTDDQLTNTTPATKEDEGGDTINEQEEVNENSPSAEEVPVTEETVPDQEPEQTEDHSQDGDHVGDTAESSEQQQISETAESPPENEGEPSGENAESATEPNAEETKPTED; via the exons atgGGTTGTAATACGAGTAAAGGGACGACAGTAAATGCTGTAAATGGTACCGGTGCGGCGGATAATAGACAGAAAGGCGAAGTAAAACCACAAGTAAGAGaggaatttcaaaatgatggaACCAAAATCGAAGACATTCAAAAGGATGAAG GTCATGAAAGTACGAAGGAAG GTACAGAAGATGAAACATCTGCTGATCAACAGATTGAAAACAAAG CACCAACACCTCCACCCCCAGCGTCTCATGAACACGATTCGGCTGATAGTCCACAACCTACCGACGACCAATTAACAAATACGACCCCGGCAACTAAAGAGGACGAGGGCGGAGATACCATAAACGAACAAGAAGAAGTTAACGAGAATTCGCCGTCCGCTGAAGAGGTCCCAGTTACCGAGGAAACTGTTCCTGATCAGGAACCCGAGCAAACTGAGGATCACTCACAGGATGGTGACCATGTGGGCGATACGGCGGAATCAAGTGAGCAACAACAGATTTCAGAAACAGCCGAATCGCCACCAGAAAATGAAG GCGAACCAAGTGGGGAAAATGCAGAAAGTGCGACag AACCTAACGCTGAAGAAACTAAACCAACAGAAG ATTAA
- the LOC141898532 gene encoding 2-iminobutanoate/2-iminopropanoate deaminase-like isoform X2, producing the protein MSSIIRKVINSPKAPKAIGPYSQAVQVNKTLYISGQLGLSAETSDFVSENVDEQAKQALTNMGHILEAAGSDFSKVVKCTVLLADINDFKKVNDVYATFFKAPYPARAAYQVANLPKLGRVEIEAIAIVGDVDNQ; encoded by the exons ATGTCATCTATCATCAGAAAAGTAATTAACTCGCCGAAAGCACCAAAAGCCATTGGACCATACAG TCAAGCTGTCCAGGTAAACAAAACATTATACATATCAGGACAGTTGGGTCTGAGTGCCGAAACATCAGATTTTGTAAGTGAAAATGTTGATGAACAGGCCAAACAAGCCCTGACCAACATGGGTCATATTCTGGAAGCTGCAGGCTCAGATTTTTCTAAAG TTGTGAAGTGTACTGTACTACTGGCTGACATAAATGACTTCAAAAAAGTGAATGATGTGTATGCTACAT TTTTCAAAGCCCCCTATCCAGCCAGAGCTGCTTATCAGGTTGCTAATTTACCCAAG ctcGGGCGTGTTGAAATAGAAGCAATAGCTATTGTTGGCGATGTTGATAACCAGTGA